One segment of Sinorhizobium sp. BG8 DNA contains the following:
- a CDS encoding glutamine synthetase family protein, translated as MSASYSFDDLKKDVAEGRIDTVLACQVDMQGRLMGKRFHAEYFVESAYHETHSCNYLLATDMEMETVSGYKSTSWEAGYGDYTMKPDLSTLRRIPWLEGTALVLCDVLDHHTHEEVPHSPRAILKKQVKRLEAMGLKAYMASELEFFLFDQSYDDARETGYKDLRLASGYNEDYHIFQTTKEEDVMRAIRNGLQGAGIPVENSKGEASAGQEEINVRYADALTMADRHAIIKNGCKEIAWSRGKAITFLAKWNYAAAGSSSHIHQSLWSADGKTPMFHDSEAKYGMSDMMRSYVAGLLTHASEITYFLAPYINSYKRFMAGTFAPTKAIWSKDNRTAGYRLCGEDTKAIRIECRVGGSDLNPYLAMAALIAAGISGIEQKLELEAPFVGDAYGGKGVREIPKTLRDAAGFMTGSKMLREAFGEDVIDHYTRAAAWEQEEYDRRVTDWEVARGFERA; from the coding sequence ATGAGCGCAAGCTATTCGTTCGACGATCTGAAGAAGGATGTTGCCGAAGGGCGCATCGATACCGTGCTCGCCTGCCAGGTCGACATGCAGGGCCGGCTGATGGGCAAGCGGTTCCATGCCGAATATTTCGTCGAATCCGCCTACCACGAGACCCATAGCTGCAACTATCTGCTGGCGACCGACATGGAGATGGAAACCGTCTCCGGCTACAAGTCGACGAGCTGGGAGGCAGGTTACGGCGACTATACGATGAAGCCGGATCTCTCGACGCTGCGCCGCATTCCGTGGCTCGAGGGCACGGCGCTCGTGCTCTGCGACGTCCTCGACCATCACACCCACGAGGAGGTGCCACACTCGCCGCGCGCCATCCTGAAAAAACAGGTGAAGCGGCTGGAGGCCATGGGCCTGAAGGCGTACATGGCGAGCGAACTCGAGTTCTTCCTCTTCGACCAGAGCTATGACGACGCGCGTGAGACCGGCTACAAGGACCTCCGCCTCGCCAGCGGCTACAACGAAGACTACCACATCTTCCAGACGACCAAGGAAGAGGACGTGATGCGGGCGATCCGCAACGGCCTCCAGGGCGCGGGAATACCGGTCGAGAATTCCAAGGGCGAGGCCTCTGCCGGGCAGGAGGAGATCAACGTCCGCTATGCCGACGCGCTCACCATGGCCGACCGCCATGCCATCATCAAGAACGGCTGCAAGGAGATCGCCTGGTCGCGCGGCAAGGCGATCACGTTTCTTGCAAAGTGGAACTATGCCGCCGCCGGCTCGTCGTCCCACATCCATCAGTCGCTATGGAGCGCGGACGGCAAGACACCGATGTTCCATGACAGCGAAGCCAAGTATGGCATGTCGGACATGATGCGCAGCTATGTTGCCGGTTTGCTCACTCATGCAAGCGAGATCACCTACTTCCTGGCGCCCTACATCAACTCCTACAAGCGGTTCATGGCGGGCACGTTCGCTCCCACGAAGGCAATCTGGAGCAAGGACAACCGCACGGCCGGCTACCGCCTCTGCGGGGAAGACACCAAGGCGATCCGCATCGAATGCCGCGTTGGTGGCTCCGATCTCAATCCCTATCTCGCGATGGCAGCGCTGATCGCTGCCGGCATTTCCGGCATCGAGCAGAAGCTCGAACTCGAAGCGCCCTTCGTGGGCGACGCCTATGGCGGAAAGGGCGTGCGTGAAATTCCCAAGACGCTCCGGGACGCCGCCGGCTTCATGACGGGCTCGAAGATGCTCAGGGAAGCATTCGGCGAGGACGTCATCGACCACTACACGCGCGCTGCCGCGTGGGAGCAGGAGGAGTATGATCGCCGTGTAACGGACTGGGAGGTGGCGCGCGGTTTCGAGAGGGCATGA
- a CDS encoding amino acid permease: MSDYTDTDKKQDMQVLHSMGYAQELERRMSQFSNFAVSFSIICILSGGINSLAQATAGAGGAAIGIGWPVGCFISLVFAVAMAQISSAYPTAGGLYHWGSILGNRFTGWLTAWFNLLGLVTVLGAINVGTYYFFMGSFGATYFGLEDTTLTRIVFLSIITGLQALVNHMGIGLTAKLTDFSGYLIFVTSILLAIVCLLAADSFEIGRLFTFSNYSGDAGGGVWPETSGTWVFLLGLLLPIYTITGYDASAHTSEETLKAAHSVPRAMISSVLWSALFGYIMLCSFVLMIPNMDEAAGQGWNVFFWAMDAQVNPAIKDLLYLAIFISQWLCGLATVTSVSRMIFAFSRDGGLPASKALSKVSPAYRTPVAAIWTGSILSVLFVWGSSLVSIGETPVYTIVVSCTVIFLFFSFAIPITLGLFAWGTSKWDKMGPFDLGQGVFKLFAVLSIIAMILIFVLGIQPPNDWALYITVGFLVLTGIIWFGFEKRRFRGPPIGDEVARRQAEIAAAERAVGET, from the coding sequence ATGTCAGACTACACAGATACAGACAAAAAGCAGGACATGCAGGTCCTGCATTCGATGGGGTATGCCCAAGAGCTCGAGCGGCGAATGAGCCAGTTCTCGAACTTCGCGGTCTCCTTCTCGATCATCTGCATCCTTTCCGGCGGCATCAACTCGCTGGCACAGGCCACCGCCGGCGCCGGGGGGGCGGCGATCGGGATCGGCTGGCCGGTCGGATGCTTCATCTCTCTCGTCTTCGCGGTCGCAATGGCGCAGATCAGCTCGGCCTATCCAACGGCGGGCGGCCTCTACCACTGGGGCTCGATCCTCGGCAACCGGTTTACCGGATGGCTGACGGCCTGGTTCAACCTTCTCGGCCTTGTCACGGTTCTCGGCGCAATCAACGTCGGCACCTACTATTTCTTCATGGGTTCCTTTGGCGCGACCTATTTCGGCCTCGAGGATACGACGCTCACCCGGATCGTCTTCCTCTCGATCATCACCGGCCTCCAGGCGCTGGTGAACCACATGGGCATCGGTCTCACCGCCAAGCTCACTGACTTTTCCGGCTACCTGATCTTCGTAACCTCCATACTTCTGGCGATCGTCTGCCTTCTCGCGGCAGACAGCTTCGAGATCGGCCGCCTGTTCACTTTCTCGAACTATTCCGGTGATGCGGGCGGCGGCGTGTGGCCTGAAACCTCGGGAACGTGGGTCTTCCTGCTCGGTCTCTTGCTGCCGATCTACACGATCACCGGGTACGACGCCTCGGCGCACACCTCCGAGGAAACCCTCAAGGCGGCCCATTCGGTTCCGCGCGCGATGATTTCGTCGGTGCTGTGGTCGGCACTGTTCGGCTACATCATGCTGTGCTCTTTCGTGCTGATGATCCCGAACATGGACGAAGCAGCAGGCCAGGGCTGGAACGTGTTCTTCTGGGCCATGGATGCGCAGGTCAATCCCGCGATCAAGGACCTGCTCTATCTCGCGATCTTCATCAGCCAGTGGCTGTGCGGCCTTGCGACCGTTACCTCGGTGTCGCGCATGATCTTCGCGTTCTCGCGCGACGGCGGACTGCCGGCTTCCAAGGCGCTCTCGAAGGTCAGCCCCGCCTACCGCACGCCGGTTGCCGCGATCTGGACGGGTTCGATCCTCTCGGTCCTGTTCGTCTGGGGTTCGTCGCTGGTCTCCATCGGCGAGACGCCGGTGTACACGATCGTCGTGTCCTGCACCGTCATCTTCCTCTTCTTCTCCTTCGCGATTCCGATCACGCTCGGCCTTTTCGCCTGGGGTACCTCGAAGTGGGACAAGATGGGACCGTTTGACCTCGGCCAGGGCGTGTTCAAGCTCTTTGCGGTGCTTTCCATCATCGCGATGATCCTGATCTTCGTTCTCGGCATCCAGCCGCCGAACGACTGGGCGCTCTACATCACCGTCGGCTTCCTGGTCCTGACCGGTATCATCTGGTTCGGCTTCGAGAAGCGCCGCTTCCGCGGTCCGCCGATCGGCGATGAAGTCGCGCGCCGCCAGGCAGAGATTGCAGCCGCCGAAAGGGCGGTCGGGGAAACCTGA
- a CDS encoding N-formylglutamate amidohydrolase — protein sequence MGILSTQEGDPVAVENAEASSRFILVCEHASRQMPAKLGTLGLSPEALESHVAWDPGALAVARSMSRSLSATLVYQRFSRLVYDCNRPPDSPGAMPETSEVYEIPGNAGLSETDRQERARSLYFPFRDRLADLVRERIAAGRAPIVVTIHSFTPVYFGKARAVEIGILHDEDRRLADLMLEAAAGDELYNVRRNEPYGPEDGVTHTLKEHGLANGLLNVMIEIRNDLIRDDVGQGVMADYLTGLLVESVPASSQK from the coding sequence ATGGGAATTCTGAGCACGCAGGAGGGCGATCCCGTCGCCGTCGAGAATGCCGAGGCGAGCAGCCGGTTCATCCTGGTATGCGAACACGCCTCGCGTCAGATGCCTGCCAAACTTGGAACGCTCGGGCTCTCTCCCGAGGCGCTCGAAAGCCATGTCGCCTGGGATCCGGGTGCGCTTGCGGTCGCCCGCAGCATGTCGAGGAGCCTTTCTGCCACTCTTGTCTACCAACGTTTTTCGCGACTCGTGTACGATTGCAACCGGCCGCCGGACTCGCCCGGCGCCATGCCGGAGACAAGCGAGGTCTACGAGATCCCCGGAAATGCCGGACTGAGCGAAACGGACAGGCAAGAGCGCGCTCGCTCGCTCTACTTTCCCTTTCGCGATCGACTGGCGGACTTGGTTCGAGAACGGATTGCCGCGGGAAGGGCGCCCATCGTCGTTACCATCCACAGCTTCACGCCGGTCTATTTCGGAAAGGCGCGTGCCGTGGAGATCGGCATCCTGCACGACGAGGACCGCAGGCTGGCGGATCTGATGCTTGAGGCGGCGGCAGGGGACGAGCTCTACAATGTTCGCCGCAACGAACCGTATGGTCCGGAAGACGGCGTCACGCATACGTTGAAGGAACATGGGCTGGCAAATGGCCTGCTCAATGTCATGATTGAAATAAGAAACGATCTCATAAGGGATGACGTCGGCCAAGGGGTCATGGCCGACTATCTGACGGGCCTGCTTGTCGAAAGCGTGCCGGCATCGTCGCAAAAATAA
- a CDS encoding MurR/RpiR family transcriptional regulator, whose translation MTVSDVISAHFDALTRAEKQLAESLLDNYPVSGLGSITTVAENAGVSTPTVARMVQKLGFRGFPEFQARLHHELEETLSNPIVKHDRWAANVPGTHVLNRFADAIMNNMRQTLSHIETVDFDGAATLIANRKRNVYIVGGRITKALADYLFTHLQVIRPGVTQIASNPSSWPHYVLNMKAGDVLVIFDIRRYEQEMETLARIARERQVEIVLFTDQWASPVAKTASHVFRVHIEAPSAWDSSVVTLFIVEALIEAVQSSAWDETRERMKILEGLFEASKLFHKPREPHSAPESISLKKPV comes from the coding sequence ATGACGGTGTCCGACGTGATAAGTGCCCATTTCGATGCGCTTACGCGTGCCGAAAAGCAGTTGGCAGAATCACTTCTGGACAACTACCCGGTTTCGGGCCTCGGCAGCATCACGACTGTCGCCGAGAATGCGGGCGTGTCGACTCCGACCGTGGCCCGCATGGTGCAGAAGCTTGGCTTCCGCGGGTTCCCCGAATTCCAGGCGCGCCTGCACCACGAGTTGGAAGAGACCCTTTCGAATCCGATCGTCAAGCACGACCGCTGGGCGGCGAACGTGCCGGGGACGCACGTTCTCAATCGTTTCGCCGACGCCATCATGAACAACATGCGCCAGACGCTTTCTCACATAGAGACCGTGGATTTCGACGGCGCGGCTACCCTGATCGCCAACCGCAAGCGCAATGTCTACATCGTGGGCGGGCGCATCACCAAGGCGCTGGCCGACTACCTCTTCACGCACCTGCAGGTAATCCGCCCGGGCGTGACCCAGATCGCGTCCAATCCAAGCTCCTGGCCGCACTACGTGCTGAACATGAAGGCCGGCGACGTCCTGGTGATCTTCGACATTCGCCGCTACGAACAGGAGATGGAGACCTTGGCGCGGATCGCCCGGGAGCGCCAGGTGGAGATCGTGCTCTTCACCGATCAGTGGGCCTCGCCGGTCGCCAAGACAGCCTCGCATGTCTTCCGCGTCCACATCGAGGCGCCCTCGGCCTGGGATTCCTCCGTCGTCACCCTGTTCATCGTCGAGGCGCTCATCGAGGCCGTCCAGAGTTCCGCCTGGGACGAGACACGCGAGCGGATGAAAATCTTGGAAGGCCTGTTCGAGGCGAGCAAACTGTTTCACAAGCCGCGGGAGCCACATTCGGCACCGGAAAGCATTTCGTTAAAAAAACCTGTTTAA
- a CDS encoding ABC transporter substrate-binding protein has product MSHAERLISLSTAILMATTAIAAAEPSAELIAAAKKEGKLTTIALPATWCGYGDIIAGFKAKYPEITVNELNPDAGSGDEIEAIKANKGNTGDQAPDVIDVGLSFGPSSKAEGLIQPYKVSTWDSIPDSAKDAEGYWYGDYYGVLSFVVNTDIVKEVPKDWADLTKADYANAVALAGDPRTSNQAVQAAYAAGLAKGETDAAKAGEAGLAHFAEINKAGNFVPVIGKSASLAQGSTPIVIAWDYNGLAWRDTLAGNPPLEVVVPATGVVAGVYVQAISAYAPHPNAAKLWMEYLYSDEGQLGYLKGYCHPIRFNDLAKNGKIPQDMLAKLPPAEAYEKAVFPTLEEQAAGKEVITGKWDSVVGANVQ; this is encoded by the coding sequence ATGTCACATGCCGAAAGACTTATTTCGCTTTCCACGGCCATCCTGATGGCGACGACGGCGATCGCTGCAGCGGAGCCTAGCGCCGAGCTGATCGCAGCTGCCAAGAAGGAAGGCAAGCTGACCACGATTGCCCTGCCCGCAACCTGGTGCGGCTATGGTGACATCATTGCCGGCTTCAAGGCCAAGTATCCGGAAATCACCGTCAACGAACTGAACCCGGATGCCGGTTCGGGCGACGAGATCGAAGCGATCAAGGCCAACAAGGGCAACACCGGCGACCAGGCTCCCGACGTAATCGACGTCGGCCTGTCCTTCGGTCCCTCCTCCAAGGCCGAAGGCCTGATCCAGCCCTACAAGGTCTCGACCTGGGACTCGATCCCCGACAGCGCCAAGGATGCCGAAGGCTACTGGTACGGTGACTACTACGGCGTGCTGTCCTTTGTCGTGAACACCGACATCGTCAAGGAAGTCCCGAAGGACTGGGCCGACCTGACCAAGGCTGACTACGCCAACGCCGTTGCGCTTGCAGGCGATCCGCGCACCTCGAACCAGGCCGTTCAGGCCGCCTACGCTGCCGGCCTCGCAAAGGGTGAAACCGATGCGGCCAAGGCAGGTGAAGCAGGCCTCGCGCACTTCGCCGAAATCAACAAGGCCGGCAACTTCGTTCCGGTCATCGGCAAGTCCGCTTCGCTCGCCCAGGGTTCGACCCCGATCGTGATCGCATGGGACTACAACGGTCTCGCATGGCGCGACACGCTTGCGGGCAACCCGCCGCTCGAAGTGGTCGTTCCGGCCACCGGCGTCGTCGCTGGCGTCTACGTCCAGGCGATTTCGGCCTACGCACCGCATCCGAATGCCGCAAAGCTGTGGATGGAGTACCTCTACTCCGACGAGGGCCAGCTCGGCTATCTGAAGGGCTATTGCCATCCGATCCGCTTCAACGATCTCGCCAAGAACGGCAAGATCCCGCAGGATATGCTCGCCAAGCTGCCGCCGGCAGAAGCCTATGAAAAGGCCGTCTTCCCGACGCTCGAAGAGCAGGCCGCCGGCAAGGAAGTCATCACCGGCAAGTGGGACAGCGTCGTCGGCGCCAACGTCCAGTAA
- a CDS encoding ABC transporter permease subunit produces MSTSALIDRRTVIDWLGIAPFMIFAFLFLILPTLYLVTGAFFTPEGQFTFKNITDLFEPSILSAYWISIKVSFASSLGGAVIGFFLAWAIVLGGLPRFVRSGLLTFSGVASNFAGVPLAFAFIATLGRTGLVTILLRDMFGFNLYSTGFNLLSFFGLTITYMFFQIPLMVLILTPALDGMKREWREASEILGASTWQYWRMIALPILWPSLLGTTLLLFANAFGAIATAYALTGSSLNIVPILLYAQIRGDVLHNPNLGYALALGMIVITGLSNVLYIWLRSRAERWQK; encoded by the coding sequence ATGAGCACTTCCGCCTTGATAGACCGCCGCACCGTGATCGATTGGCTCGGCATAGCGCCGTTCATGATCTTTGCGTTCCTGTTCCTGATCCTGCCGACGCTCTATTTGGTGACCGGTGCGTTCTTTACGCCCGAGGGGCAGTTCACCTTCAAGAACATCACGGACCTCTTCGAACCCAGTATCCTCAGTGCCTACTGGATCAGCATCAAGGTATCGTTCGCCTCCTCCCTTGGCGGCGCCGTGATCGGCTTTTTCCTTGCCTGGGCCATCGTGCTCGGCGGATTGCCGCGCTTCGTGCGCTCTGGCCTGCTTACCTTTTCCGGTGTGGCCTCGAACTTCGCGGGCGTGCCGCTGGCCTTCGCCTTCATCGCGACGCTCGGGCGGACCGGCCTCGTGACGATCCTGCTGCGCGACATGTTCGGCTTCAATCTCTATTCCACGGGCTTCAATCTGCTGTCCTTCTTCGGACTGACGATCACCTACATGTTCTTCCAGATCCCGCTGATGGTGCTGATCCTCACCCCGGCGCTCGACGGAATGAAGCGCGAGTGGCGGGAGGCCTCCGAAATCCTCGGCGCCTCCACCTGGCAATACTGGCGGATGATTGCGCTGCCGATCCTCTGGCCGAGCCTGCTCGGCACGACATTGCTGCTCTTCGCCAACGCCTTCGGCGCAATCGCGACCGCCTACGCCTTGACCGGTTCCTCGCTCAACATCGTGCCCATTCTTCTCTATGCGCAGATCCGCGGCGACGTCCTGCACAACCCTAACCTCGGCTACGCGCTGGCGCTCGGCATGATTGTCATCACCGGCCTTTCCAACGTCCTCTACATCTGGCTGCGTTCGCGCGCCGAACGGTGGCAGAAATGA
- a CDS encoding ABC transporter permease gives MRATRFLAWLAIAIGVIYFVVPLIGTFEFSLRMRRGEYSFDAYQSVFSDMQFRATFGFSMLMALFTIIFGMLLVVPTAYWVRLRLPRMRPVVEFITLLPLVIPAIVIVFGYLRLYNSSSFLPLTNSTSGTNLLLVLSYVTLSLPYMYRAVDTAMRMIDVATLTEAAESLGAKWPTIMFRCIFPNVMSGVLSGAFITFAIVMGEFTMASLLNRPAFGPYLQLVGANKAYEPSALAIIAFAITWLSMGLLQLVSRFQKTAPAKA, from the coding sequence ATGAGAGCAACCCGCTTCCTCGCCTGGCTCGCCATTGCCATCGGCGTCATCTACTTCGTCGTTCCCCTGATCGGCACCTTCGAGTTCTCGTTGCGCATGCGCCGCGGCGAGTATTCCTTCGACGCCTATCAGTCGGTCTTCTCGGACATGCAGTTCCGCGCGACCTTTGGCTTCTCCATGCTGATGGCGCTGTTCACGATCATCTTCGGGATGCTGCTCGTCGTACCCACGGCCTACTGGGTTCGCCTGCGCCTCCCGCGGATGCGTCCTGTCGTCGAATTCATCACGCTGCTGCCGCTCGTCATTCCGGCGATCGTCATCGTGTTCGGCTACCTCCGGCTCTACAACTCCTCTTCCTTCCTGCCGCTGACAAATTCGACCTCCGGCACGAACCTGCTGCTGGTGCTCTCCTACGTGACGCTGTCCCTGCCCTACATGTACCGTGCGGTGGATACCGCCATGCGCATGATCGACGTCGCTACGCTGACCGAGGCAGCCGAGAGTCTCGGCGCGAAATGGCCAACGATCATGTTCCGCTGCATTTTTCCGAACGTCATGAGCGGCGTGCTCTCCGGCGCCTTCATCACATTCGCCATCGTCATGGGCGAGTTCACCATGGCATCGCTTCTGAACCGTCCGGCCTTCGGCCCCTATCTGCAGCTCGTCGGAGCGAACAAGGCCTATGAGCCGTCCGCGCTGGCGATCATCGCGTTTGCGATAACATGGCTCAGCATGGGCCTGCTGCAGCTCGTTTCCCGTTTCCAGAAAACCGCGCCCGCCAAGGCCTGA
- a CDS encoding ABC transporter ATP-binding protein, with the protein MTFLTLSNIQKSFGPVQVVRDFNMGIEKGEFVSFLGPSGCGKTTVLRMIAGFETPSGGTITVNGKSQANLKPNQRNIGMVFQAYALFPNMNVFDNVAFGLKVAGRPKDEIEARVKEMLGLIKLDHLADRFPYQMSGGQQQRVALARALAPKPQVLLLDEPLSALDAKIRVSLREEIRMIQQQLGITTVFVTHDQEEALSISDRIVVMNAGCADQIGAPSEIYNRPATRFVANFVGTLNLIEAKVIDPAANRVSIGDQGVTLREPLGPVKVGDTVSLALRPEAGSIAEGAKGDTVLTGEVVSSNFLGSVIRTRMKVGGNIISFDMFNSPGLTPPSVGDIVNLKFIASDLLIIRE; encoded by the coding sequence ATGACTTTTCTAACCCTGAGCAATATCCAGAAATCCTTCGGCCCCGTGCAGGTGGTGCGCGACTTCAACATGGGGATCGAGAAGGGAGAGTTCGTCTCGTTCCTCGGCCCGTCCGGCTGCGGCAAGACCACGGTGCTGCGCATGATCGCCGGCTTCGAGACGCCCTCGGGCGGAACGATCACCGTCAACGGCAAGAGCCAGGCGAACCTCAAGCCGAACCAGCGCAACATCGGCATGGTTTTCCAGGCCTATGCGCTCTTTCCGAACATGAACGTCTTCGACAACGTCGCCTTCGGCCTGAAGGTGGCCGGACGCCCGAAGGACGAGATCGAGGCGCGCGTGAAGGAAATGCTCGGGCTGATCAAGCTCGACCACCTCGCCGACCGCTTCCCCTACCAGATGTCCGGCGGCCAGCAGCAGCGTGTGGCGCTCGCCAGGGCCCTCGCGCCGAAGCCGCAGGTGCTCCTCCTCGACGAGCCGCTGTCGGCGCTCGACGCAAAGATCCGCGTTTCCCTGCGCGAAGAGATCCGCATGATCCAGCAGCAGCTCGGCATCACCACCGTCTTCGTGACGCACGACCAGGAAGAGGCGCTGTCGATCTCCGACCGCATCGTGGTGATGAACGCCGGCTGTGCCGACCAGATCGGAGCTCCATCGGAGATCTACAACCGCCCCGCCACCCGCTTCGTCGCCAATTTCGTCGGCACGCTGAACCTGATCGAGGCCAAGGTGATCGACCCCGCGGCGAACCGGGTGTCCATCGGCGACCAGGGCGTGACGCTGCGCGAACCACTGGGACCGGTCAAGGTCGGCGATACGGTTTCCCTGGCGCTTCGTCCCGAAGCCGGATCGATTGCCGAGGGGGCCAAGGGCGATACGGTGCTGACCGGCGAAGTCGTGTCCAGCAACTTCCTCGGTTCGGTCATCCGCACCCGAATGAAGGTCGGCGGCAACATCATTTCCTTCGACATGTTCAACAGTCCCGGCCTTACCCCGCCATCCGTCGGCGACATCGTGAACCTCAAGTTCATCGCCAGCGACCTCCTGATCATCCGGGAGTAG